From Syngnathus typhle isolate RoL2023-S1 ecotype Sweden linkage group LG5, RoL_Styp_1.0, whole genome shotgun sequence:
aatttaaaattcaCGTGGCAGAAAACGTGACAATGCCTGTGCAAAGTGTGCCGCTTCGGGATGCGTCGATTCAGTATCGTTTACTTCATCAGTATCTATTTCTTCTGAAGAAATATCCCATTCTGACCAAATCTGTTACAAGGTTCGTAGTGAGTGGACTTTGACATGTTTGCTTTGCTGATGCTCTGCAGCCAGTTCTCAGTGTCCTCAGTTGACAGACACCTGAGTTATCTCAATTTCCTTCATTtatcattttttaattgttgcaatGGCCACAAGTGTATCGACAGTTTCTCTTTAGCCAATGCACTTCTATAAATTTCCTCCACCATGTGGTGTAGAAGTACTGTGGACGTGCACACCAATGACTATTTACATGTAAATTTTGACACTCTTATTTTGctgtgtaattttatttttattttttttgtcgttgATACTTTCAGTGGGATCCTCTCAGCCTTAGGAAATCTTCTTTCTCAGATTTTGGAGGCAAGAAAAAAGTCCAAAAGTAATGCTTCAGGCAAAGAGATTGACGCAGCTGGAGCTGCACGGTTTGCCATTTATGGGtgagatattttggtttttgcttttattttaacttACTTTTTGACcaacttggattttttttttcatagtaaaGCTACACTAGATCTCTGGAGAAAGTCTACACCGCCTTTTTCTGTGATATAAAAATATTAGACCGGATAAACTATTGATAATCataatgaataaacaaaagtaaacaactgaaataatgtggttgcacaagtgtgcacaccctttaATTGGGGATGAAGATGTGTTCAGAATTATCCTAACACCAGCGTCTCCCAActtccccaaaacatgcatgttaggttaTTGAAGACTATATAATTTGTCTATAGTAGGTCACGTTTTTGTATAATGAATCTACAAAATGGATAAATCAATGGACAAACTGTGACAAGCCATTATTTGAGCCTTTAAAAACTTCGATATTCATAAATTAGAAGCCATTTGGTGACAGTCATTCTCTGGTTTGCTATTCCAGTTTGTTCATTACTGGACCAGTCAGTCATTACTTTTACCAGCTGATGGAGATGTGGATGCCAACAACTGATCAATACTGTGTCATCAAACGTCTCCTATTGGATCGCCTTGTTTTTGCCCCTGGATTTCTGATGATTTTCTACTTGGTGATGAACATCCTGGAGGTGGGTACCGATGATCACATAAGACAATTATGAAAACCTAAATGTTTATCCAATAATGAAAGTGTACTTAAACACCTTACAGTTAGTTATGGTTGCTAAAACGagacgattatttttttttgttttataaacattaaaTAAGTTTAAGGTGTCCACAATTGCAAGTGTGAATTTTGGAAAACATCAACGACCAGTACAACAGTAAACGCTCACCTACCCTTGATTTAATTCATTCGAAAAGTATAAATAACctttggatcttttttttttttttcaggcaaaAGGGGCagatgactttaaaaaaaagattagagAAAGTTACTGGACTGCTCTGAAGATGAACTGGAAAGTTTGGACACCTTTCCAGTTCATCAACATCAATTTTGTGCCTGTTGAGGTATGTACAGTATGTCACTGGCATTCTGGCGGCAGTCACACCCTGACAGCAACCTCTGATgtgttttcactttcagttccgAGTGCTATTTGCCAACATGATCGCCTTATTTTGGTACGCGTACCTTGCTACGGTGAGAAAATGAAAGGTTTCAACTGAGGAAATTGATCATCCCGACATGCTCCGGGATGATTGTGTGTGCCAGAAAACAGAGATTCTACTGCCAGCTGTCCAGCAGTTAACTGATGTGGACAACAACTAACACTTTACAATAACACTGTGATTTAATTTTTCATACTCAACAGATTTTGCAAGAGATCACAATAACAGCACTTCATGTGATAATAATCACCATCACAGCATAATAACTTTAGTGCTGAAAATACTATAAATAATGATAATGtacacaaaaagaaatattgGGCTTTGGGTGAAATTTTGGGATCAACCTAAAATGCACCATAAGAACATTGGTCAacaaatttcaacattttttaaggttttcaaaatataaTAATCAAATTTA
This genomic window contains:
- the pxmp2 gene encoding peroxisomal membrane protein 2; this encodes MPVQSVPLRDASIQYRLLHQYLFLLKKYPILTKSVTSGILSALGNLLSQILEARKKSKSNASGKEIDAAGAARFAIYGLFITGPVSHYFYQLMEMWMPTTDQYCVIKRLLLDRLVFAPGFLMIFYLVMNILEAKGADDFKKKIRESYWTALKMNWKVWTPFQFININFVPVEFRVLFANMIALFWYAYLATVRK